Genomic segment of Caldisericia bacterium:
TTAATCACCTCTCTTATAGCTCTTATTCAAAACATGAATTCTCTTTTCCTAATCAAAACTATAATTCACTTCAAACCTATGAACTTTTATCTATTTCAGAGCCCTCAAGTTTAACAATAATTTTCACAAAACCATGAGTTATATACCATAATTAGCAGAAAGGATTAGGTTGTTTTTTTGGGAAAAGATCTTCGTATTCTTAATTCCCTTAAGAGGAAGAAATTGTGGTAGATCATGGAAAAACCGTAGAAATTTGATATAATTAGTTCATTAATTGAGAAAAGGAGAAAAATTATGGAAGAGAAAATTCTGGGAGCACTTCCCAATGTGAGTTTAAAGAAAGGTTTATTTAAAAGCATTCTTTACAATCTTGTTATTACAGATAAAAGGATGATTTTTGCCCGTTTCAGAAAGGAGTTGATAAAAGAGGAGGCAAAAAAGAGAGCAGAGAAACTTGAAGAAGAGGGGAGGGGTAAGGTAAGACAATTTTTTGCTAAACTCGGGACAGGTCTTACCTTCTATAAAAGATACTTTGATATGGATCCAGAAGAGATATTAAAAGAAACAGAAGGGAACTTTTTCATAGTCCCCTCGAATGTGAGTAAAATAAGACTTAAGAAAGGGAGTGTTTCCTATGATGAGGATGGAGATGTAGAGTATGAGAATCCACATACCCTTTTCATAACAACTACATCTGGTGAAAAATTAAAACTTTTGTTTAGGTCAGACTTTAATAGTGCAAGGAGCTTACTTTCTCAAATTTTTGGTAGGATTTAAAAATTTTCTATTTTATTTTGTCTATTTTTTGATAAAATATATATGGATGTTAATAAATCTTAATGTACGAAATTTTGCGATTATTGAAGATCTATCTGTAGAATTTGGACAGGGTTTAAATGTAATAACTGGAGAGACAGGTTCCGGGAAGTCAATTCTAATAACAGCACTTGGAGTTACCTTAGGAAATAAATTTTCAAAGGAGATGTTAAGGGAGGGAACTGACAAAGTTCTTTTGTCAGCCACATTTGATGTCTCCCATAGTGAAAAAGCTCTATTAAAGCTTAAAGAAATGGGCATTTCAGATGAGGTATTATTCTTTCAGAGAGAGATTCCAAAAGAGGGAAGGCAAAAATTTAGAATAAATGGTATGGTGGTTCCATACTCTCTATACAGGGAGATTGGCGAAATCCTTATAGATATTCATGGTCAACACGAACCCCAATCTCTCTTGAATAGGGCTAAACACTTGGAACTACTTGATAGATTTATAGGAGAGGAGTTTTTAAAACAAAGAGAGGAATTTGCAAGGATTCTTTTAAAATACAAAAATATAAAAAAAGAAATTGAAAAAATTAAATCCACACAGGAGGAAGCCCAGAGGAGAAAAGATTATCTAAGGTTTATTATAGAAGAGATTGAAAATGCCGGAATAAGCGAGTCAGAAGAAGAAGAGCTATTGGAAAAAAGCCGCATACTAAGAAATGTGTCAAAACTTAAAGAGATCTATCAGAATGTGTTCTCTCTGCTTCAAGGAAAGGAGGGAAGTGCAGTTGAATCGGTATCTCTTTCAGAGAAACTTCTCAGTGAGATTCAGGATGTTGATAAGAAGGTAGAGGAATTTTTACCTATCCTTGAAGAGGTTGAATCAAAGTTATTAGATGTTGTGGATTCTATCAAAAAAAGAAAAGAGGAGATAGAATTTGATCCAAACGAATTAGAGAGCATAGAGGAAAGGCTCTCAACATATGATGAACTTAAGAGAAAGTATGGAAGAACCACAAAAGACATTCTAAATTTCCTTGAAACCTCTAAAGATGAACTTTCAGAATTAGAGAATAGAACATACAAACTTGAGAATCTTGAAAAGGAAAAGAGGGAGCTTGAAGATAGACTTGTATCAATAGGAAAATTTCTAAGAGAGAAGAGAAAAGAAAACGCCAGAATCCTTGAAGAAAGAATAGAAAAGGAGCTTTCTGATCTTGCAATGGAGAAGGCAAAGGTGTATATAAAATTTTTGGAGAAAGAAAGCGAAGATGGTTTGCCCTTTGATGGAAAGAAACTTGAACCTTACAACTGGGGATTTGAAATGGTAGAGTTTTACATAGCACCAAATCCAGGTGAAAGTGAAAAGCCATTAAATAAGATTGCATCAGGGGGAGAGTTATCAAGGATAATGCTTGCAATAAGAACAATTTTCGCCAGCGAAGAGGAGATACCCTGTATAGTTTTTGATGAGATAGACCAGGGAATTGGAGGGAGGGTTGGAGAGATGGTTGGAAGAAAACTCCTCAATCTATCAAAGAATTTACAAACCATAGTTATAACCCACCTTCCCCAAATTGCATCTCTTGGTGAGGTTCATATTGTTCTATCAAAGAATTTCACCGAGGGTAAAACCTATCTTACAGCTAAAAGAGTTGAAGACGAAGAGAGAGTTTATGAGATAGCAAGAATGATTGGTGGTTTGAAAGTTACAGATACAGCTATAAATCATGCAAGAGAATTATTAAAACAAAGGGAGGTAGAAGGTGTATAAAATACTGGTTATTAATCCTGGTTCAACCAGCACAAGGGTTGGATTTTTTGAGGATGAGAGGGAGATTCTAAGGGAGACAATAACTCATGATGCGGCATTTCTCTCTAAATTTGAGAGAATATTTGATCAGTATGAGTTTAGAAAGAGTGCTGTTGTTGATTTTCTAAACAAAAACCATATAGACCTGAAAGAACTTTCAGCTGTTGTGGGGAGAGGAGGTATTATACATCCAGTTTCTGCAGGTACATATTTAGTCAATGAGAAGATGATAGAAGATTCAAAGAATTCTCCAATTGAACATGCAAGTAATCTTGGTGCGGTAATTGCCTATGAGATTGCAAAACCTCTTGGAATTCCTGCATTTATTGTCGATCCAGTGGTTGTTGATGAGTTTATTCCCCTTGCAAGAATATCAGGACTTAAAGAGATTGAGAGAAAATCCCGTTTACATGCCTTAAATATGAGGAGAGTTGCGATTCAAAGAGCAAAGGAAAAGGGAGGGAAACTTTCAGATTTTAATTTTATAGTTGGACATATAGGAGGAGGGATATCAATTGCACCATTTATGAAGGGAAGAATTGTAGATGTAAATGATGCAAGTTCTGGTGGTCCCTTTTCTCCTGAAAGAAGTGGAGGTCTCCCATCTGGTGATTTAGTCAAGATGTGCTTTTCAGGAAAGTATACAAAGGAAGAGATTAAAAAGAAGCTTATGGGGAAAGGAGGTGTTGTCGCATACTTAGGTACAAATGATATGAGAGAGGTGGAGAGAAGAATAGAGGAGGGAGATGATTTTGCGAAACTTATTTTTGAAGCTATGGCATATCAGATAGCAAAGGAGATAGGTGCAGATGCAACAGTTCTCAAGGGAGATGTGGATGAGATTATTCTTACAGGGGGAGTTGTTAATTCAAAGAGACTTGTGGAACTTATAAAAGAGAGAGTTTCATTTATTGCACCTATTGTCCTCTTCCCCGGTGAAAAGGAACTTGAGGCACTCGCTCTTGGTGCATTGAGAGTCCTTCGGGGAGAGGAAGAAGCCAAAATCTATACTTAAGGAGGTAGATATGCTTAAGAATTTTGATGAGTTGGTGGAAAGAGCAAAGGGACTTGGGAAGAGAAGACTTGCAGTTGCCAATCCTTATGAGGTTGAGGATCTGAAAGCCATCAAGAAAGCTAAAGATGAAGGTATCATTGAACCAATTATAATTGGTGACAAGGAGAAGATTGTGGAGTTTTTGAAGAAGGCAAATATTGAACCTGACATGGAAATTGTTGAGGAGA
This window contains:
- the recN gene encoding DNA repair protein RecN — encoded protein: MLINLNVRNFAIIEDLSVEFGQGLNVITGETGSGKSILITALGVTLGNKFSKEMLREGTDKVLLSATFDVSHSEKALLKLKEMGISDEVLFFQREIPKEGRQKFRINGMVVPYSLYREIGEILIDIHGQHEPQSLLNRAKHLELLDRFIGEEFLKQREEFARILLKYKNIKKEIEKIKSTQEEAQRRKDYLRFIIEEIENAGISESEEEELLEKSRILRNVSKLKEIYQNVFSLLQGKEGSAVESVSLSEKLLSEIQDVDKKVEEFLPILEEVESKLLDVVDSIKKRKEEIEFDPNELESIEERLSTYDELKRKYGRTTKDILNFLETSKDELSELENRTYKLENLEKEKRELEDRLVSIGKFLREKRKENARILEERIEKELSDLAMEKAKVYIKFLEKESEDGLPFDGKKLEPYNWGFEMVEFYIAPNPGESEKPLNKIASGGELSRIMLAIRTIFASEEEIPCIVFDEIDQGIGGRVGEMVGRKLLNLSKNLQTIVITHLPQIASLGEVHIVLSKNFTEGKTYLTAKRVEDEERVYEIARMIGGLKVTDTAINHARELLKQREVEGV
- the buk gene encoding butyrate kinase; translation: MYKILVINPGSTSTRVGFFEDEREILRETITHDAAFLSKFERIFDQYEFRKSAVVDFLNKNHIDLKELSAVVGRGGIIHPVSAGTYLVNEKMIEDSKNSPIEHASNLGAVIAYEIAKPLGIPAFIVDPVVVDEFIPLARISGLKEIERKSRLHALNMRRVAIQRAKEKGGKLSDFNFIVGHIGGGISIAPFMKGRIVDVNDASSGGPFSPERSGGLPSGDLVKMCFSGKYTKEEIKKKLMGKGGVVAYLGTNDMREVERRIEEGDDFAKLIFEAMAYQIAKEIGADATVLKGDVDEIILTGGVVNSKRLVELIKERVSFIAPIVLFPGEKELEALALGALRVLRGEEEAKIYT